The sequence below is a genomic window from Glycine max cultivar Williams 82 chromosome 20, Glycine_max_v4.0, whole genome shotgun sequence.
aaataagtagaaaataattttttaagcataaaCAGTTAACCAAACACattaaaaacttcgtaccccattgcccagaggctctccgctatgcgaaggtatgggggagggatattgtacgcagccttacccttgcatatgcaaagagactatttccggattcgaacccatgagtAATAAGTCACcaagacattaaaaaaaataaaaaattgttaattttatcaaacaaacatttttaaaaaaaaaataagtttaaacaaaatcaCCATTAACCAATCCCATCTCAAAATCGATTAACCTATGCATGCTATCGTATTATCCTAATGGATTGGGCTGATTATTTGCCcaaagttttctattttttattattatttgaatttatttattttctaatgatTTTTTGCTGAATGATTGCTTGTTAAGGGTTaagaattgaaagaaaaaaaaaaaagtagcagcAGAATACATTCCCTAAGAAATACTTTCCATCCCCTCCCTGATCTCCCCTGCCATAgacaaaaaaatcttatttatttaaactgattttttttaaataaaacgtTAGAGCTTAAGGATAGAAGACATTGGTGTGTTACATACATATCAATCTTAATTTTGTTGATGTGactgttaaataaataaatagagagaTCATCCGGGTCATGATGTTGCTTGCAAATCAGACTGCATAATGCCATGCCTTCAGGTTTTGGAAGGTGAAGCTTACTGTTACTGTCTTCACTTTGAGATGGATTGCAAAGGGGTTGTTGACAGTATTCATTCAGCAACCGAAGAATTTTCATAGTAAGGAGTTATTATTTCTTAGTGTTGCTCTCTTATGTCTAGTAATCAAACTTTTAGTCTTGGTTTTTAAGGAGACAAGCTAATGGGATTGCTTACGCTTTGATACTATATCTCGTCTAGTGATAATAATCATGTTTCCTCTTGTATTGCTCATTTGATTATTGATGAAAtggtttaagtttgttattgtaaaaaaaaaaatggttaaccTATTTGGTCCGCAGAGACTTAAACTAACAATTTAATCATTCGTCCACAACATAATTACCCGACCAACCTGAAAATACATGAGCCAGGATTTGCCTATAGTAACAGCTCTAATTGGCAATTGTAAAGTTTTGATTAGTATAAGAGAGAAAACTTTAGAACAGAAAACATTCGACTTCATGTCACTAATGACTAAACAATTTTCTGTTTGCTATCAATTTCAACATCAAGTTCAAGAATGCCTCGCTAAAAATCCTTTGCTTAGTATAGAAGATAACTGGTTGCCCATATTAAATTCGTATTATGTGTACTCTCGGTTCGTTAATAAATTTAGCTTGATTGTTAATCCCACTTGTTGCTTTTACTGCATATCtcttcttgttctctcttttttacTTGAGGAAGAAACAATGAAGAAAAACAGAACATTATGATAGGACTAAACATGGGAGCAAGAGTGGTTGGTACCACATTGAACTGATGCTGAAACTCCAATTGTGAATGTATCTCGGTTCATATTTAATTATGGGTTAACGCAAAAATAAACAAAGTTATAATTTAAACTTTTCACTGGCTTTTCAAGTTTTATAATAGTTTTAACAAGGTCTGGCTTTTCCTCTGATTTAGGTCAACCAAGAAACCCTTGTGATTTTCTGCAATCAAAAGATATCCTCATGCTATTAAAAGAATTCAAGAAATGTAAATTATTAACATCcaaatttaaaatctatttCTATTTGGATTTTGTAGCATGAATTCATTTGGAACCATGATCAAGTTGGCTGCAAATTTTGGAAGAACTTCGTAATTTAGGTCAAATTGTAGTTGATGTGACTCCGGCTCTATAAATGAAGAGTAAGTTGGCTTCCAAGGAATAAAGTAAAATGCCTTGAGTTTTATATAGTAAGATGTATTGTACATTTAAGAGTGGAGAAGAACATAAAGATGATTGATTTACAGAGTTGGAGCCCTCTCAACGGAGCCAGCAATCACAGTGAGCAGGTTATTACCAAAAGGGTCACTGAGATGTTTTGCTAAGTTCTCAACTGGACCTTCTCCAGTGACATAAGCTTGGAAGTAGAAACCAAGCATTGCAAACATTGCAAGCCTACCATTCTTAATTTCCTTCACCTTTAGAAGTGCAGCTTGGTCTGGATCCTTTGCTAGGCCCAATGGGTCAAATGGACCACCTGGATGAAGCTTGTCTTCCAAATCCTATAAGGAATAGGTCACTTTCAGTAAATCAACTGAtgaatttctgttaaaatatatgaataggGTGGTAATATGCATTCCCATCATGCACTTAACTGACTTAAGTATGAATCAAGAGAGTtcgtttgaaaaaataataacctTCCCTCAGTAACAAAAATGTTACATACCAGGCCATTAATTATTCTGTAGTACTCAGCACCACCCACAAGAACTATCtcagcaacaacagcaacaataaGATTGATGGGGATGGGTTTCCCGAAGTAGTTCAACGTACCCCCATCAAGAAGCAAAGCTCCGGTCTGCATTGATTCCATGGAGAAGATCAGctcaatgcaaacaacacaatCACAAATTTGCAATCAAGGCCGTTTTAAAATATGCTATGTGCTGACTGCTAAATTAAAAGCCTctattgaaaatcaaaatagatTATTAGTTATccaataatcataattaatttaagacaTGGTAAACAAAGAATGAATGCAAAAAATGGAATATGACATGGGTAAAATAAATGGCAAGGATGCTCAATCTGAAGGCAATAGAATGGTATTTGTTCATGGCCTTAACTCAAGTAAATTGGAGTTGTTTTGCTCATGGCAGAGAGAATAAGGGTCTTGTTTTGCAACTGCTCACAGAAGTGCTTCTAGCAAGCTGCAGCTTAGCATCAgggcaacttttttttttcttcaattttacaGTTTAAGGCAAGGTGAagtttggaaaatgttttaagACCCAACAAAATTGtgcacaacatttgatttcctAGTGAACTAAGAGTAGTGAATCAGTGACTAAATGAACTGatataacaaacataattttcCCATGTCCAACAGCTTCCATTTTAATTACCTCCTATCCAAAaggaaacaagaaaagaaaaaagaggaagcATTTTATCAATTACGATTAAAAGATATTAAGCATATTTTTGGTTTCGAGCAAGTGAATTTCTCCCTAGgaaggaagcatcaacaagatgTACATGTTAAATTGAGGTATTCCTTTCCCTGACCATCTTTCAACTACTTTGCAGCAGATAGTATGTATAAGAAGTTAGAAATACCAAATACATGTATAATTGCAAAAGTTATTTACACAAAAACTTAGCTTAGAATTGTGTTATCAGGTATTTCTAAATACTTAATTTGTTGAGTCATAAAATCAGTGTATTAATGAATTTAACAGGGGTGACAATTGACAGATCTTGCAAACCTTGAACCAAACAGCCTCAGGACCACAGTTAGCTCCGTATTTGTTAAAGGCCTCAGGAATGATGAATCCAGCAGCACCAAGCATTGCCCATCTGGCATGAATCAACTCAAACGCCTGGTATCTGCATCACATCATCAGATAATCTAACATAATCTAACTCAGCATTTCAGTGTATATATAGATATCTAACTTTCTGAGTGTACATACTTGGCGAAGTCCTCTGGCTTCTTGCTAAGACCAAACGGGTCATAACCATAACTGCAGGCATGCAGATCAGCAAATCAAACAAAGCAACAAGAATTGAACACTATAAACATTCAGTAACATCAAGTTTTCAATAGTTCACATGTCAATGAGAGTTGTAGcatgaaagaaaaggaaactagAGAGATGAAAACACCATACTCTCCAGGCACTTCTCCGGTCAAGTACTCGGGGATCTCTGATCGGTCCAAGAGACCCTCAGGCAAGAAGATCCTTCTGTCAGGACCTGCCACAAATTGAAAGCAAAAGGTCAACAAGTTATGAAATTCAAACCCTCCTACTATAATACCCCGTGCTCGTACTTTCAGAAGAATTGAACCTCTTGACATATATATAATACCCTGCATCAGTTTCTGTCTTTATTTAAGCCACTAGGCATGGACTATTAAGTTGATACCCCTTTGGACATTATCTACCATCAACTTGTCTGTGTTTGGATAAGCAtttgcaaaatttattatgaatgaaactgattctgattttgattaaaattgattttaaagtgaTGCGATTTGGTTTAATGAAACTtagtatactttttttttttatctaacttGAAGTTATCTAAAgtaatttcagctcaaaattgaTTCTAGACACAATCAATTTCTCAGTGTGAAACTAAACATGCGAGCATTTTCTTAAAATCATGATTCTGGATAATCTAACATGAATCCAAACACCCTATTCattgttaagaaaagaaaacgaGAATGTGTAGAAACAGATGGCCATTGGAGTTGGGAGAGTGACTCACCATACCACTTGGCGAGTTCCTCATTGGCGGGGGATACAGCAGCAGGCTTTTTCTTTGGAGGAGGTGGTGCTGCCTTCTTCTTGGAGAAAAGCGCAACGGTCTTGAAAGTAACAGGTGTAGACGGTGATGGAGCAGACCTGGTGGCGCCTCTCAGGCTCACGGGGTTTCCAAGCATTTCTGACATAGCTGCGGTGGAAGCCGCCAGGGAAGCCATGTTTTCGAAAGGTGAGAACGAAGAGGAAGATACTATATGCATGGTTTGGTGGACGTGCAAGAGCCACGTAGGATTCATGATCCTCAACTCTCATTGGTTTGCATGCAACAACAGTGTGTAATCCAATGCAATAATGTGATTGGATTTACCCTCACAGCTGGAAGATCATAGACCTTACGTGTGCTGCTCCTGGGCGTGTATTATGTTTGGATAATGTGGTTTATCCTATATATTATACTATATACCTATGTTAAACATGTTGTACATTAAGATATTcgtacaaaataatttatgcaaGAAACAATGATTAATTTTCTTATGAGACTGTGAGCCTACACacataaaactaatattttctttttaatataatttatattatgttaaaaaactaataaaaatttaactctaaatcaattaattaaaaaacatacatATCACTTATTTCAACCTTATTAGTAATATAACACATTTATTTTGTAACAAGGATTCATCCCATCCAGCTCTTCATTAGTACTTTTCTTCGCATTACCACTACGGCTCTACACAATATAACATCGTAACAGAGTAACGCTCACATGACTTTAGGATACACAATGCACAAAAGACAGTATGGACCCAAGCTtatggaaaaaaagaagaagaagaagaataaaacaAAGTATGAAAGTCTGCAAACTAATAAATTTCTAATGAATTAGTAATATTATACCTAAATCTATTTAATCACATAAATGCAAACAAAAATGGCTAAACAAACATCTTAAGTTGAGGAAAGATAAGATGATCGCCTAAAATGCACCTAAAAGCTAAGTATTCACATgtacattatataaaaaaagtattcacATGTATCCGTagatatttgttaaaatataatttttctaacaataaataaatttagaaataacaattttgaaacgtttatttatataaaaaataaataactttgaaacatatatttatactaataataaactaaagcaacataacattaatataattaaggATATTTAAGGGTACACCTTAAGATAGCTTAATTACTATCCGCTGGTCCTCTGTCCCCTTTAAATAATtaggtagaaaaaaattattcattttattcataattaCCTATTAAAAATGTTTGGTGGAGTTTGGATTTCCTTCTAATATGATAAATCTTATTATGTTTTGGGTGGAATGTTCATTACTTTCTCTGTTGTGGAATGGTAACAGAAGAGGATTCCGTCAAGGGAATCCATTgtctctatatttattttaaatttgtattgaAAAATTAGGGTAAATTTACAATAGTAGGTTAATTTGTAAAAGAATTACGAGAATAAGTAGATATTGAAAATATTACACACTATAAATaagtcatattttaaaatacgattttaaaatattataatttaaaaaaattactaaaaacgTGTTTTGGATCACAACTTcaagtattatatattttttaagtaaaaatactGAAGTTGTGTTTTAAATCAAAACTTCAagcattttatattaaaaaaaatgctgaaGTTGTGGTCCacgttaaaaaatattgaagtcGTGTCTTGGAAAAGTataaactcttattttaattttttttttatataaaatcatattttaaaatatgacttACTCATAATTTGTACCCATTcttgtaatttgttttaaaaattaacccaCTCCTGTAAATTTGCCAAAAAATTAGCTTTGATGATTACTCAAGCTACTAATGAAGGAACTTGGAAGCCTGTTAAAATTTATGCTCAGGTGCCTCATATTACTCATCTGTTCTATGCAGATGATGTTCTTCTCTTCACTAAAGCAAAGGCTTCTCAGGTTAGAAATGTTGTTTCTGTTCTggataatttttgtaaaatgtcTGGTCTGAAAGTTAACATTCCAAATCTCGAGCTTGTTGTTCTATAGGGGTTCCAACCTCCAAAAGAAGAATTATGATGTCAATTTCTGGTATTCAATTTGTTAGTGATATAGGAAAATATTTGGACTTTCCAATGTTTATTGGTAGAGTGTTTTATCATTCAAAAGTTTGAAAACAGACTTGCTGCCTCTTTGAAAGGTCGTTTGCTTAATAAGCCAAAGAGGATTACTCTTGCTCAAATTTGTTCTCTATTCTCTTCCCCTTTATGCTATGAGTATTTATAAATGCCTGAATGGCTCTGTTCTAAATTGGATTCTATTATTAGTAATTTCATTTGGAAAGGTGGAACTGGTAGAGGTTGTCATCTTATCAGCTAGAAGAAAATCGCTAGGCCTAAACGATTTGGGGGGCTTGGGTTGAGAACGATGAGAGGAAGTAACACTGCCATGTTAGGTAAATTGATTTGGAGTCTCATTAATCATGGCCAGAAACTATGGCATTGTGTTTTAGTCCAAAAATATTGTCCTAATCAATTCCAGTCTCCATCCTTTGTTGCTCCTGTGGGTAGATTTTCCCATATTTGGTGAGCTGTTTATAAAACCTTTAAGGTGTTTCAAGCTGGCTTTACAATCAGGATAGGGAATGGTGCTTCCAGAGTCTGGTATGATAATTGGTCAGGAAAAGGTCCCTTATGTTTGAAAGTGTCGCATGTGGACATCCAGGACAGGGATCTTCGGATTATTGATCTGATCCAAGATGGAAAATGGAATCTAAATTTATTAGCTACTCCTCTAAATGATGAAATTAACAGATTGTTCCTTCAACCTCCCCTATAACTCATCCAGAGGTCCCTAATTCCTTTGGTTGGGCTGGCAGTAGGAATGCTCTTTTCTCTGTTCACTCTGCTTATGTTTGGCTACCAATACAGATGTTTCAATATACTTCCTCCAGCTGAACTTCAATTGGATTTGGAAGTTGAAGATTCCTCAGAGTGTGAAAGTTTTTTTATGGCAGATTTGACATCGATCTTTACCTGTCCTTTCTGAGCTGAACTATAGAAATAATATTTCTTCTTATACCAATCCGAGATGCTTACTGCACCAGGAAGATGTGATTCATTGCTTGCTATTATGTCTAGGGttgaattaagttttttatCTCCTTAAACTGAGCTTTCAACTTCCTAATTCTCATAATCGATTCAGAACTTATATTATGGTGTTCTTTTCCTTGTAAACTATCTAGAAAACTAGATGTAAGTTTATCTTTGAAGGTGCACCTTTTAGTCCGCATGCCATAGCCTCATCATCAGTAGCTCTAGCACTAACCATTTAAAAAGCCTTTTCTTTAGAGGCATTTCACTCTCATTCTTAGCATTTAGTTTGTTGGAGACCTCCTATTCAGGGTTCAGTGGCTATAAATGTGGATGAGAGTGTTTGTGGTGATCTtaaaagagtttgatttggttgTCTTATACGTGATTCTTTGGGTAATTGGCCTCATGGATTTGCAGGTCATATTCATGGAGATGAGGTAGTTCAAGCTAAACTAATGGGTATTTTCAAAGGTCTTCAGCTGGTTTGGGAGATGGGATTTCGGAATGTGATTCTATATTCTGATTCCACTTATGTTTTGTTCTTGATAAATAAAACCAATGCTCTCATTTTCAGCTTCAAGCTGTCTTTGCATTATACTGTTAAGAGAAGGAAATTCGTCATTTAGCCAAGTTTACCTTTGCTTATTGCGGATGCTATAACTTCATTCGTgattaattcttttttgtttcttttctttgtttccactgtaccaaaaaaaaaaaaactatctattttcaattaataacaaatttatccacgtgaaaatattttattgttatccCTAAATTAAGTTATATTTCAAGTCTcttgtatttataattattccctAAGACGCTAAATTAGATATTTGATATatctacatatataaataaagggaTGACCCAAAAATATCATGCTGGTGGATATGGAGaatgaatcaaatcaaattattttactttaattaaatctttatttttaatgttttccatCTCAATCATAcagattgaaagaaaaaaagaaaaaaaaaatcattcacagCCGCTAGTAAAAGAACCTTGGAAAAGTTAAGGATTAGTGATAAGATAATAAGCATAAATGTTTGCAAGACTTATATGAATGAGATCAATCTTGCAGCCCAAACAAGAATTTATCCAAGGCCGGAGACGAAATGGTGGTTGCGAGCTGTTGGtgttcatcttcatcttcatggCTGCCACTGTCATTGCCACTGCATTCGAACTTGAAGGCAGCATCAACGTCACTGTCCCCGAAATGGAAATATCACGCATTTTCTGAAGCCTCCTCCTCCTCGTGTTCTCTCGTTCACAACAACCAAGACGACGACCTTCAAGCTCTCTTACAGATCCTTCCATCTGATTTGCATCACAATCTCCTCAATCAACCTAACCGCCCTCAACTTCTAGAGGTTCATCACTTCTCAATTTCATCGCctacttatttatttacttaccGCTTCTCTTTCTACTCAACCTTTCCTTAATCGTTATCCATTAGGTTATTTTGGATTTGGGGCGTTTTCCAGAAGCGCGTTATCTAGGAAAACACGGAGGCCATTCTTTAAGGAACACTGAGGTAAAAGTATACCATGCACTTGCACTTCTCATTCAATTGTATTATTTATGTGAATGTGATGTCCAGAAATGTGTTGTATTGTATTGTGTATTTGTGTAGCTTAGGTAACAGTGAAGGAGTTGGAATATGCTGAACAAGCTGTTGGTGAATTTGGGAAGGACAATAGAGCTGGCATTGAGGGTACGTTACACCGAATATCTGCAATTAGGAGTAGGAATGGTCACATAGTTGGTTTGACCTGTCGAGTTGGGAGAGCTGTCACTGGCCAGATTGATATGGTTTATGATCTG
It includes:
- the LOC100817348 gene encoding chlorophyll a-b binding protein CP26, chloroplastic, which gives rise to MNPTWLLHVHQTMHIVSSSSFSPFENMASLAASTAAMSEMLGNPVSLRGATRSAPSPSTPVTFKTVALFSKKKAAPPPPKKKPAAVSPANEELAKWYGPDRRIFLPEGLLDRSEIPEYLTGEVPGDYGYDPFGLSKKPEDFAKYQAFELIHARWAMLGAAGFIIPEAFNKYGANCGPEAVWFKTGALLLDGGTLNYFGKPIPINLIVAVVAEIVLVGGAEYYRIINGLDLEDKLHPGGPFDPLGLAKDPDQAALLKVKEIKNGRLAMFAMLGFYFQAYVTGEGPVENLAKHLSDPFGNNLLTVIAGSVERAPTL
- the LOC100817880 gene encoding uncharacterized protein ycf45; the encoded protein is MKELGSLLKFMLRCLILLICSMQMMFFSSLKQRLLSPNKNLSKAGDEMVVASCWCSSSSSWLPLSLPLHSNLKAASTSLSPKWKYHAFSEASSSSCSLVHNNQDDDLQALLQILPSDLHHNLLNQPNRPQLLEVILDLGRFPEARYLGKHGGHSLRNTEVTVKELEYAEQAVGEFGKDNRAGIEGTLHRISAIRSRNGHIVGLTCRVGRAVTGQIDMVYDLLQYGKSILFVGRPGVGKTTVMREIARVLSDELHKRVVIVDTSNEIGGDGNIPHAAIGGARRMQVPEPSMQHRVMIEAVENHMPEVIVVDEIGTEAEAHACRSIAERGIMLIGTAHGQQLENIIKNPTLSDLIGGIESVTLGDAEARARNSQKTILERKAPPTFDFLIEMRDRHYWLTHQTDKSVDMLLRGISPQVEVRKRDEKCKVVIEKSKAYDKCQI